A stretch of DNA from Scomber scombrus chromosome 9, fScoSco1.1, whole genome shotgun sequence:
ggaATGAAAATGCTGGTTATGCATTGTACTAATGTAGCTTTTGATTTCAATGCAACTGAGATTCCTTGATTAAATGTCTTCTATACTCTTCACATAAAGCTGGTAAAACAGTGCAAACATTTGTTTGAGTTCATGCATGGATAATCACTGCTCCAGCAGAATAAACCCAACACCTGCAACAGCTGCACTGCAACACAATGCTTCCACAGCCCAACGTTGCTTCAGTAATAGATTCTATTTAGACACAAATGAACCTGCGTCAAACAGCAACACATTCAGCAGATTAAACATGATCCAGGCCAAAGTGTACGGTACCTGTGCTCCTGCGCGGTGTATTTGAGAAGCTCAGCCAGCTGGAGTGGATATTTGCAGATTTTCTGGACAGGGGTGAGCAGGAAGCCGTCTATGGCGATGTCAATCATTTGCTGGAGGAGGCGACAGGCCTCGAAGAAGTGCTGGTACCTGCCATCCCTCATCAGCTTGCTCAGCTCCATACAGGCATCCAAGTGGTTGTTACAGTATTCCGAATAGATCCAGAAACCATCTTGCTGTAGATTAAAAGAGCAGGGAAGTGCATGATCAGAGAGGAAAATATCTACTGATCctcttttaaatgaaacatggGGAGGAGAAGACTGCCAATATGTACAGAAGAGTGGCTACGGTTGCTGAAATTTTTATTAGAGCTGTTTTCTCAAGATCATTACTTAATTATCTCGTTATCTTGAGATAAACTGTTTGCTGGCGACTTAATTATCTCCACAACTTAACTGTTATCTCAAAATAACGAGATAATTAAGTTCTGATCTTGAGATAACAGGCCTAACAAAATTATCAGCAATTATAGCTGCTCTCGGCTGGACAGTGTGTCAGAGTCTATTTAGTTTTCATcctaatttttatttaaaaaaaaacaaaactatttgaACTCACATGTTCTAAAAAGCATGGTCCGATTTCAGAGAGGTGGGGCTCCTCTGTGTTGTACTGTTTCTCCAAGTCTCTAACGAAGCCCATCTGGAAGCGGTAGATGTCCTCGATGTTTCCAAAGATGACCTTCAGCTGATCATCATTGAACATGTCCACACGCTTCCTGCACTGGCGCAGGTAGCCCTGCAACAATATGGGTTACAGCTATGTTTAGGCTTCCCAATGTGATGCAGTTTGACAGCCAGCTCCTGAAATGTGACATGGCTAGAAGGCGATGAGTCAGAAAAATGCTCCGGAAATGTACAATGTAGGACTCGGCTTGTTAGATCTCATCAATGTTTTCGGTCATTCCTGGCAATAAAAGTATTAAGTCTCTCCTTAAATGTAACAATGAGTCTGCAGGACTTTTTGTAGCGTCAAAGACAGTTTTGTGTAGGTCGAACTGTGGCCCCAATTTGTCAGTCCCATTCTTGTGGTTAATTAAATGCCCTGAAGCTTTGGTGCTTTGGGAAAAGATTTGCTGTAAGAGGTAGCTTTTTGCTATTTCGCACTCCACTACCCAGAAGTCTCCCCTGTTGTCTTTGTGAAACACAGATGCTGAGCTTGAGTCAAATTCAGTGCAAGTAATAAAAATCATAGCAGTGATTTAAAATAGAAAGTCTACCATTCAAGAAATGCCTATTAACTCCTCTCCGCTGCTTGTCTGTGCATGTTTATTGCAAGATGGAAAATGCCAGGTGCTCCCATAGGCGAGACGTGCAGAGGCGAGAAGGTAAAATTTACGCATTGCTGCAACTATTTCTAAACATTACACTTCACCCTCATGACAGACAAAGGCCGGAGGATTAGACATAGATGATTAGACAAgcaaaaatttcaaaactaGAAACCTCGGCCACCCAGAGTCATACCGCTGCAGACATATTTAATCCAGTGACTCTTAACTTGCACTTAGGCCATGGCTGCTGGTGCCAAACAGGAGCTTCTTCTTTTGATTGACATATCATTAACATGTTTGCAGTAGGGATAGCTTTCAGAAACAAGATCAATGAAGTCATTTTACTTCACtgacatttttgtgtattaGTATTTTTACAGCATCAGCAGAAAGTCTAACTggttttaactgtctgctgaAGTTAAAAGTATGCTATATTGTCATTGATGACAGTAGAATAAACTGCTAGGTTTTTATGCTTTCACGTAATGAAATATGCAACAGTGATTGCTCATGACTATGGTCTCTTTGCtatcataaataaaacacacatgaagCTGGATGCATGTTGAAATGTATTATTCTGTATCATAATATATTAACTGTACTCACAAAGATAAGACTGTTACatgttatataaaatattttacacaattaGCTGTATCTGCACTGCACATGCTTATATGTATTCTGAAGCACAGTGGAGTAACACTAAGCCTTGTAAAATCAGACCTATACGTACTGTATACTCAGGCAGGAAAATAGGCACAACTTCTtgaaaaatgaactttaaaaaaagacaaaattataTTACTTCACAGAATTTATTCAAAGTATTTGATTCTCAATTTGGGTGTATCATGTTTCAAGGCTTTTGTTTAGTTACTTTGGCATGattcataatttaattaatttaagtgGCTAATGGCACTACTCTATACATTTGACATATTGTggtttcatatttaacatagaAAGGATTAATTTTCGACTGCTTTTGgattcaagaaaaaaagagtgagtgTTAAGAATTCAAAGGAGAACCTTGCGTAGCATCAAATACTGCTGCTCCTCTCATACATTTCAGTTCCTATCATTTACCTTTCCTCCTGTCTTTTTGGTACTAACAAATTGCCTGGAActgcagtgtgtatgtatgagtttTTTGGGTTTTAGTACCTCACAGATGTCCTTGAGGTGTTTGATGTAGTGTCTCTCTGTGCTCATGATCTCATTGATGACGTTAGCTCTCATCTGGTCTCGGTTCTGAAGGGGCGAACCCAGACACAAGCAGTCATTGGTCGGGTCCAGGTGCCCGTTCTGCACCTCGCTGGTCCCCTCCGCTGGCTCCGCTGCCCCGTCCTCTTGGTTCACCCACAGCTGAGGacaaatacattcacacacacacacacacacacacagagccgcacacacatacacttgacTAAGAAATGTGCACAGTAAAGAGTCAAGGGTGTAAATCTGATGAAAAAGGTGTTAgtaaacagacacatttagGTATTCTTTAAGTAATCTTGTCAATGTCATATAGCTGGTACTGTACCACTCACTCGGTATGAGCATGAATGCAcacagcacgcacacacacacccacagcaCGTACATGAACCCACATCTCACAGACGCAGAGCCTCTTTTCGAGGGTCTCTGCTAGTTTGGACGGTGAGTAAGACTCTTAGTCCAGCGTGTCAGAAAGGTGAGGGATATACTAGCAAACACTCCAGAGTATTTCTGAGACTGGTGCCCAGAGGAGATTCAATGCCCACGCCCTGTGTGTgactcaaaaaaaaagaaaaaaaaagaaaagatcacCCCTCCGCACGTATACATGCATAAACACTCTCAATACACACGCTCGGCCTCACGATTTCCtgacatgtgcacacacacacacacgcaccaacACTCACAGATTCACATACATAGCGTGTTCCACTCTCGCTCATAGAAAGGGCCAAGTGAGCGTGGTTTCAGATGCCCAGCAGCCAACACCTGATGACACACAGTTTGCCAAGAGAACATCAAAGAACCGACGGGTAGAATGCCAAACACAAGATGAGGAATGCAGCGCCACAGACAAGCAGAGTGACGGGTGGGAGAGCACTGACTGCACACGAGAACTAGTAGCGCAGCCTTAAGACTGAGAAATATTCAGAGTCAATAGtaaataagagataaataagAGAACAATGatccatattaaaaaaatatatacataaacatgaaTGTTAACAGGAATAATCATCCCAAAATACATTGTTCTACATGAGTACATTTATACAATTTGAGCATTAGCCTTTAACAAGACATTTATCTTTACTTTTGACTCATCAGTTCTGCCTCTCTATCAACCCCGTAAAAAAGGATGATGTGATAACGTTATGGGGACGTTAATGTTTGGTAATGTCGAGGGATACGTTGCGTGGACAGACTGGAGCGGGCGGGTGGGCGGGCAGGCTGGATGGGTTGATGAAGCTGGGAAAACGCACCTTTGACGTGGTGTTTTGGAACCGTGGAGTTGCTATGGGGTTGATATAGAAAACCTGTTTTGTTTGGGGCTGAGGAGGGTGGGGTTCCACCttggagagagagaatgacacaACAGAGAGATACTTTTTGGTTGACAGTCAGTCAGCCTGTCTGCCCTGCCCTCTCAGGAGTGAATATGGAAAGGGTGGACAGGTGGGAATGGCCATGAGGAGTGTCTGGAGGTTGCTCTGCTGTGGGGGGAAAACTCCACCTACAACAACGATGCTAATTCTTCCTTCAGTAAGTAAGCAAGAGTTAAGTGAAAGAGGTGTGGGGAAACATACAGTTGAAGCTGTAAAATTTAAGTGCATTGCAAGGGTAGAAGGTGATgccacactaaaaaaaaaaaaaaaaaaggggctgATCAGCATGTTTGTTTCGTTGTCCCTGAACACCCAATAAAGGCACTTAGTTAGCTGTTCTCTGATCTCTGGAGTGTTatgtattattaaaacaaagcattactcaactctgtgtgtgtgcatgtggagcAAGCatatttaatgttgttgtgcttgtgtgtgtttttgtgtatatatagaaaACAATACTTGTGCGTGTGCACCTTCCTGTATGTGTCCTTATCAGATTGTGTGCATATGTTCATGTGCctccatctctgtgtgtgtgtgggtgtgtgttgtgtctatGGTCGCTGGCCAGCCATGGCTGCAGCTAACTCACCCGTACAAAGCTGGCAGGGAaccatccttcctcctcatcaATCTGGCCCCACCACCAGTCCTTGTTGGAGGCGTCCAGCACCTTGATGACGTCACCGGCCTTAAACGCCAACTCCCGGTCCGCCATGGTCACATGGTCCCATACCGCCTCAGCGTTGACGATTGAACCTCCACTTATCAACTGGAAGAATTTGGAGGGAGAGACAGGCAATGTCTTATGCTATATTCTCTTAACATGAAGCCACCACTGTGGGAACACCACtgaaacagcaacaacagcactGTAGACACTGACCAATAAATATGAATCCACGTGATCTACAACAGCATCTAaatcaaatttgaaaatgattgTAATACAGTACCGGCCTCATTTTGGTCTCAATTTGTGTGAATCCTTGTTGTTAAACCCACTCAGATTACTAATGGATGCAAATACACACCCTCAAAGCTAGGGCCCACAGGCAGCTTAGGGACTGCAAACAGAACAACACAATGGCTAACACAGTCCACGGCACAgcacaacaaaatacaacaacacaaaaaaggcAGAGCCATTAGTGGAGAAACAACACAGCGTTCAGAAGCACAGCACCAGTCTCCACACAGGGATGGTAATTGGCCCATTATGACATTAGAATAATTACACGTgttaatgaaatataaatgctGAGGAGCAAACAAATGTGAAGGGATAATCTCCTTTCCTTCACTCTGTCACTGGGGCTTGTTATTTTATCTGCCGCACAGTCTTTCACAAAACATGGAAGGATGACTCATCAAATCTTTCCTATTGATTTTAGcattatgaataaataatgaggACATTATGTGacattgaaaatgtaaattgtaCAACTGTGCGCATGTACATGAGAAGagtattgtattgtgtgtgaGCGCATGAGCGCCTGTGAGCTGATCAGTATTCTTTAGGGGCTTTAGAAAGGCTAAAGGTTGTTCTCATTAAAGGACGAGACGCAGCGGACGACGTTCCCCGAGAAGGACCTGTGTCTGACATCATCCATCTACCGAAACAGCGCCGCTATCCATCACGGCTTTGTCGCCTCGCATACGTGCGTGCGcacaaatgcatacacacatacacacacacacacatgtgcagacAAACTTGTATGCATTAAAcctgtgtgtgcatctgtggcAAAACTCCAACTGTTTGTTCCAATTGTTCTCTCCAAAGTAGTGTTCATCAGCATTCTCTAGTCCAGAGCTAACCATGCGTCCAGTCCCTGGGGCTGTGGGCAGAGCAGCCAGCTCTAACCGAGCCTGACAGGAGCTGCTTAGGCTCCAGGTAAAGAGTTGTCAAAGGCCTGGAGACGGGGATGACACATGAATTGACATAAAATTAGTTATTAACTTGTACTGAAGCGTTTGCATAATAATATCAAactagtgggtttttttttccccaagtgaAGCTAGCTGTAATTTCTGCTGATGTCAAATCATTTTAAGTTTGGCTTGCTTTTTAGAAAATGAGGAACCCT
This window harbors:
- the LOC133985715 gene encoding rho guanine nucleotide exchange factor 9-like, whose amino-acid sequence is MADRELAFKAGDVIKVLDASNKDWWWGQIDEEEGWFPASFVRVEPHPPQPQTKQVFYINPIATPRFQNTTSKLWVNQEDGAAEPAEGTSEVQNGHLDPTNDCLCLGSPLQNRDQMRANVINEIMSTERHYIKHLKDICEGYLRQCRKRVDMFNDDQLKVIFGNIEDIYRFQMGFVRDLEKQYNTEEPHLSEIGPCFLEHQDGFWIYSEYCNNHLDACMELSKLMRDGRYQHFFEACRLLQQMIDIAIDGFLLTPVQKICKYPLQLAELLKYTAQEHSDYRYVAAALAVMRNVTQQINERKRRLENIDKIAQWQASVLDWEGDDILDRSSELIYTGELSWIYQPYGRSQQRVFFLFDHQLVLCKKDLIRRDILYYKGRIDMDRYDVRDATDGRDDDFNVSVKNAFKLCNKDSEEIHIFLAKKPEEKIRWLRAFHEERKMVQEDEKIGFEISEYQKRQAAMTVRKVTKQKGVNRCTPPSYPPPQDPLSAGQYEVTEDMAQGEVFEFSQSKRGQAPFWQNFSRLAPFKK